The Proteiniborus ethanoligenes region TATCCGCCCTCTTTACCTATAGATGCAACTATATAGCCCTTCCCCTCCTTTTCAAGCTCAGAAGCTACTGGCTCAAATAGTGTTACATAATCACCTTCACCACCAGTAAATGCTCCTGCCATCATTGCAAATTGAATGTCAGTACGGACTTCTACGTCTACACCAGGCTGTAGACCGTATTTTTTTAGTACAAACTCTAATGTCATCTCAGGCATTCCACCAATTCGTCCACCTATTATTGATTTTCCTTGGAGTTTATCAAAAGTAAAATTAGGATCCTTTTCTCTTCCTACTAAAAAAGAGCCGTCCTTTTGTGTTAACTGAGCAAAATTCACAGCATAATCCTCTTTACCTTGATTATAAACGTATATAGAGGCCTCAGGTCCCATAAACCCAATATCAGCCTCACCACTTAGTATTGCAGTCATACATTTGTCTGCGCCCTGTCCATTGATTAATTCTACCTTTAAGCCTTCTTCCTCAAAGAAGCCCTTAGAAATTGCCACATATTGAGGTGCATAAAATACTGAGTGAGTTACTTCAACTAATTTAATAGTCTTGAGTTCATCTTTTTTGCAGCCTACCAATAAGGCAGATAGTAGAATTATTATAAGTAAAATAGCTGAAACTAGTTTGATTTTTGACATATAATCCCTCCTATATAAATAGTAGTTTATTTTATAATATTCGATTAAATTAGAAAGGTTACAAAATGATTTAGCCATTGGGCAAAATTAAACATGTAATGCATTAAAAAAACTACTAAATATAGAAGGAATTATAAATAATGATATAGAATAATAAAAAGAACTAGCTTAACCAAGTATTTAGATAAATTATCCCCAAATCCTATTATCATTGACTCTAAATTAAAATATAATGTAATATAAAGAAAAATTTAGTGAATAATATTTTTAAATATCTCTAAGAGGTGACATATGAACATACCTAATGTTTTGACGACTATAAGATTCCTTCTTGTTCCTATTTTTGTATTTATCTTTTATTCATCAATAGAGAACAATATATTGTATGCCACTATTGTATTTGCCATTGCAGGGGTCACAGATGTACTAGATGGATATATAGCTAGAACTTACAATATGGTTACTAAATGGGGAGTAGCAATGGACCCATTAGCAGATAAGCTGATGCAGTTAACGGTCCTCATTTGCTTTACAAGTAAGGCTTATTTGCCTATATGGGTGATAATTGTAGTAGGTTTAAAAGAGATACTTATGGTAATAGGTGCTTTATTTCTCTATTACTCTTTTGAGAAAACTGTTATACCAGCCAATAGATATGGGAAAATTGCAACAATTGCATTTTATATAGCTATATTATCAATAGCCTTTAATTTTCCTGAGACATTGAGCTTTATTTTAGTTTTATTAGCTGTAATGCTTACCTTGTTAGCTTTTATTAATTATTTCTTGGGCTTTAAGGAGGTTAGAAAGGATAATAAAAATATTAAATCCTATTGACAAATGTAATTTTGTTATATATCATGAAAATAATTAAGTCATATATTGCTATTGCAATGAAGAAGAAGATTAGGTAGATAACCTATAAAGAGAGTAAGGTTCATGGGCTGAAAGACTTTACTAGGCAATATTTACTGAAGGTAGCTTCTGAGCTTTCAATCCGAAATAATAGTAGGATTGAACGGTTAAAACCGTTATATTTTTGAGTGCCAGGTATTTTTTATCTGGAATTAAGGTGGTACCGCGAGTTTTACCCTTCGTCCTTATTTTTGTGACGAAGGGTTTTATTATTTTTATAGGATGTGATGGGTATGATTTTCAAACTTGGGATAATATCTTTTATTGCCGGAACCATATTTATATTTGGTTCAGACAGACTATATAAAAAAGGGAAAATAACTACAGTTAATATGTTGTTATCATCCAAGCTAATTGGATTAGGTTTAACCATATTGGCAACTATACTAATGATTTTTGGAAAATAGCTAATGAATTAAATCTTATTTAAGATATTATAGGAGGTTATAAAGTATGAATGAAGGCTTAGCTAAAACTTACAATCCAAAGGACTTTGAAGAGAGAATTTATGAATTTTGGAAT contains the following coding sequences:
- a CDS encoding ABC transporter substrate-binding protein, whose translation is MSKIKLVSAILLIIILLSALLVGCKKDELKTIKLVEVTHSVFYAPQYVAISKGFFEEEGLKVELINGQGADKCMTAILSGEADIGFMGPEASIYVYNQGKEDYAVNFAQLTQKDGSFLVGREKDPNFTFDKLQGKSIIGGRIGGMPEMTLEFVLKKYGLQPGVDVEVRTDIQFAMMAGAFTGGEGDYVTLFEPVASELEKEGKGYIVASIGKEGGYIPYTCYSAKKSYIEKNPKIIQSFTNAIYKGMLWVHSHSTEEIADALQPHFIETDREILIKLVERYKEQDTWKPDPVLTEDGLNHMMDIMEMAGQLDKRADYENIVTTNFAENAMKNIK
- the pgsA gene encoding CDP-diacylglycerol--glycerol-3-phosphate 3-phosphatidyltransferase: MNIPNVLTTIRFLLVPIFVFIFYSSIENNILYATIVFAIAGVTDVLDGYIARTYNMVTKWGVAMDPLADKLMQLTVLICFTSKAYLPIWVIIVVGLKEILMVIGALFLYYSFEKTVIPANRYGKIATIAFYIAILSIAFNFPETLSFILVLLAVMLTLLAFINYFLGFKEVRKDNKNIKSY